In Pseudomonas sp. GCEP-101, one DNA window encodes the following:
- the plsY gene encoding glycerol-3-phosphate 1-O-acyltransferase PlsY — protein MFWFLAILAYLLGSLSFAVLLSRLFGTADPRASGSGNPGATNMLRLAGKKIAILTLLGDLAKGLLPVLIARQIGLTDMQQAWVGLAAVIGHLYPLYFNFRGGKGVATAAGMLLALYPPAALLAAVAWLVTFKLSRTSSLASLVATPLTLPLLAWQEPSALLPMTVLTGLIVWRHRSNLRDLIAGRERHF, from the coding sequence ATGTTCTGGTTCTTGGCGATCCTCGCCTACCTGCTCGGATCACTGTCCTTCGCGGTACTCCTCAGTCGCCTGTTCGGCACCGCCGACCCGCGCGCCAGCGGCTCGGGCAATCCCGGCGCCACCAACATGCTGCGCCTGGCCGGCAAGAAGATCGCCATCCTCACCCTGCTGGGCGACCTCGCCAAGGGGTTGCTGCCCGTGCTGATCGCCCGCCAGATCGGCCTGACCGACATGCAGCAGGCCTGGGTCGGGCTGGCAGCGGTGATCGGTCACCTCTACCCGTTGTACTTCAATTTCCGTGGCGGCAAGGGCGTCGCCACCGCCGCCGGCATGTTGCTGGCACTCTACCCGCCCGCCGCGCTGCTCGCGGCAGTGGCCTGGCTGGTCACCTTCAAGCTGTCGCGCACCAGTTCGCTGGCTTCCCTGGTGGCCACTCCGCTCACCCTGCCGCTGTTGGCCTGGCAGGAACCCTCGGCACTCTTGCCGATGACCGTGCTCACCGGCCTGATCGTCTGGCGTCACCGCAGCAACCTGCGCGACCTGATCGCCGGGCGCGAGCGTCATTTCTAG
- the folK gene encoding 2-amino-4-hydroxy-6-hydroxymethyldihydropteridine diphosphokinase, which translates to MPLTTVYLGLGSNVERERHLLAGLEALGEFLQDIRCSPVFESEPVGIRSGPFYNFVVVARTDLPLAELSLRLKHIEADNGRYAPERKGLPLDIDVLLYGDLHGEFDGLTLPRAEVLKNAFVLWPLALLAPGVKHPGAQRSFAELWADSQIGQKLWPVPFQWRGVELTPKALIEAHPAA; encoded by the coding sequence ATGCCGCTGACCACGGTCTACCTCGGGCTGGGCAGCAACGTCGAGCGCGAGCGCCATCTGCTCGCCGGGCTGGAAGCGCTGGGCGAGTTCCTGCAGGACATCCGCTGTTCTCCGGTGTTCGAGAGCGAGCCGGTGGGGATTCGCAGCGGTCCGTTCTACAACTTCGTGGTCGTCGCGCGCACCGACCTGCCGCTGGCGGAGTTGAGCCTGCGACTCAAGCACATCGAGGCGGACAACGGCCGCTACGCGCCGGAGCGCAAGGGGCTGCCTCTGGATATCGATGTGTTGCTGTATGGCGACCTGCACGGTGAGTTCGACGGCCTGACGCTGCCGCGCGCCGAGGTGCTGAAGAATGCCTTCGTGCTCTGGCCGCTGGCGTTGCTGGCGCCCGGGGTGAAGCATCCGGGCGCGCAGCGTTCGTTTGCTGAACTGTGGGCGGATTCGCAGATCGGGCAGAAGCTCTGGCCGGTGCCTTTCCAGTGGCGGGGCGTGGAGCTGACGCCGAAGGCGCTGATCGAGGCGCATCCGGCGGCTTGA
- the rpsU gene encoding 30S ribosomal protein S21, with product MPAVKVKENEPFDVALRRFKRSCEKAGVLAEVRSREFYEKPTAERKRKAAAAVKRHAKKVQREQRRRERLY from the coding sequence ATGCCCGCCGTCAAAGTTAAAGAGAACGAACCCTTCGACGTAGCTCTGCGTCGTTTCAAGCGCTCCTGCGAAAAAGCAGGCGTACTGGCCGAAGTCCGTAGCCGCGAGTTCTACGAAAAGCCGACCGCCGAACGCAAGCGCAAGGCCGCTGCCGCTGTTAAGCGTCACGCCAAGAAAGTGCAGCGCGAGCAGCGCCGCCGCGAGCGCCTGTACTGA
- a CDS encoding multifunctional CCA addition/repair protein encodes MQIYKVGGAVRDRLLGIPFSDTDWVVVGASADDMLAQGYRPVGADFPVFLHPQTGEEYALARTERKSGRGYGGFTFYASPDVTLEDDLIRRDLTINAMAEDDHGHVVDPYHGQQDLEARLLRHVSPAFAEDPLRVLRVARFAARYAPLGFSVAPETLALMRELSESGELEALTAERSWKEISRALMESRPDVFIQVLRACGALAVLMPEVDALFGVPQPPQHHPEVDTGEHVLAVLRECARFDQPLSVRWACLVHDVGKGETRAEEWPRHHAHEHLGLPLIDAINARFKVPRDCQELARLVGEYHTHCHRALELRPNTILELLQSFDVYRRPQRFEEFLAASEMDARGRHGLEDRAYPQADYLRGAAQAARAVAVQPLLEKGYKGAELGEALKRERLTALKAYKENSAGGATL; translated from the coding sequence ATGCAGATCTACAAGGTGGGCGGCGCCGTGCGCGATCGCCTGCTCGGCATCCCCTTCAGCGACACCGACTGGGTGGTGGTCGGCGCCAGCGCCGACGACATGCTTGCCCAGGGCTATCGCCCGGTGGGCGCCGACTTCCCGGTGTTTCTCCACCCGCAGACCGGTGAGGAATACGCCCTCGCCCGCACCGAACGCAAAAGCGGGCGCGGCTACGGCGGCTTCACCTTCTATGCGAGCCCCGACGTCACCCTCGAAGACGACCTGATCCGCCGCGACCTGACCATCAACGCCATGGCCGAGGACGACCACGGCCACGTCGTCGACCCCTACCATGGCCAGCAAGACCTCGAAGCGCGCCTGCTGCGCCACGTCTCCCCCGCCTTTGCCGAAGACCCGCTGCGTGTGCTGCGCGTCGCCCGCTTCGCCGCCCGCTATGCCCCGCTGGGCTTCTCCGTGGCGCCGGAAACCCTGGCGCTGATGCGCGAGCTGTCGGAATCCGGCGAGCTGGAAGCGCTGACGGCGGAACGCAGCTGGAAGGAAATCTCCCGCGCGCTGATGGAATCGCGCCCGGATGTGTTCATCCAGGTCCTGCGCGCCTGTGGCGCCCTGGCCGTGCTGATGCCGGAAGTGGATGCACTGTTCGGCGTGCCGCAACCGCCGCAGCACCACCCGGAAGTGGATACCGGCGAGCACGTGCTGGCCGTGCTGCGCGAATGCGCCAGATTCGATCAGCCGCTGAGCGTGCGCTGGGCCTGCCTGGTGCACGACGTGGGCAAGGGCGAAACCCGCGCGGAAGAATGGCCCAGGCACCACGCGCACGAGCACCTGGGCCTGCCGCTGATCGACGCGATCAACGCGCGATTCAAGGTCCCGCGGGACTGCCAGGAGCTGGCGCGGCTGGTGGGCGAGTACCACACCCACTGCCACCGCGCGCTGGAGCTGCGCCCGAACACCATCCTCGAGCTGCTGCAGTCCTTCGATGTCTATCGCCGGCCGCAGCGCTTCGAAGAGTTTCTCGCCGCCAGCGAAATGGACGCCCGAGGCCGGCACGGCCTGGAGGATCGGGCTTATCCACAGGCCGACTACCTGCGCGGCGCCGCCCAGGCCGCCCGGGCGGTAGCGGTGCAACCGCTGCTGGAGAAGGGATATAAGGGCGCCGAGCTGGGCGAAGCGCTCAAGCGTGAGCGACTGACGGCCCTGAAGGCCTATAAGGAGAACTCTGCAGGCGGAGCCACCCTGTAG
- the folB gene encoding dihydroneopterin aldolase yields the protein MDRVFIEGLEVDTVIGVYDWERGIRQCLRLDLTLGWDNRPAAADDDIAKALDYAVLSERVMAFARDAHFQLVETFAERLAALLMAEFGIQWLRLKVTKPGAVAAAIGVGVEIERGCR from the coding sequence GTGGACAGAGTTTTCATCGAGGGGCTGGAAGTGGATACCGTGATCGGTGTCTACGACTGGGAACGGGGTATCCGGCAGTGCCTGCGCCTGGACCTGACGCTGGGCTGGGACAACCGCCCGGCGGCGGCCGACGACGACATCGCCAAGGCCCTGGACTACGCCGTGCTCTCCGAGCGGGTTATGGCGTTTGCCCGTGACGCGCACTTCCAGCTGGTGGAAACCTTCGCCGAGCGCCTGGCCGCGTTGCTGATGGCGGAGTTCGGCATCCAGTGGCTGCGCCTGAAAGTCACCAAGCCTGGCGCCGTTGCGGCGGCCATCGGCGTGGGTGTGGAGATCGAACGCGGATGCCGCTGA
- the tsaD gene encoding tRNA (adenosine(37)-N6)-threonylcarbamoyltransferase complex transferase subunit TsaD yields MLVLGLETSCDETGVALYDSEKGLLADALFSQIDLHRVYGGVVPELASRDHVKRMLPLIRQVLDESGRTAEDIDAIAYTAGPGLVGALLVGASCAQAMAFAWGIPAVGVHHMEGHLLAPMLEEQPPQFPFVALLVSGGHTQLVRVDGIGHYQVLGESVDDAAGEAFDKTAKLLGLGYPGGPEIARLAERGSAGRFVFPRPMTDRPGLDFSFSGLKTFALNTWQRCVAEGDDSEQTRCDIALAFQTAVVETLTIKCKRALKQTHLKNLVIAGGVSANQALRQHLEKMLGEMKGQVFYARPRFCTDNGAMIAYAGCQRLVAGQQDGPSIGVQARWPMESLPAV; encoded by the coding sequence ATGCTAGTGCTGGGGTTGGAAACCTCCTGCGACGAGACCGGCGTCGCCCTGTACGACAGCGAGAAGGGCCTGTTGGCCGACGCGCTGTTCAGCCAGATCGACCTGCACCGTGTATACGGCGGCGTGGTCCCCGAACTGGCTTCCCGTGATCACGTCAAGCGCATGCTGCCGCTGATTCGCCAGGTGCTGGACGAGTCCGGCCGCACCGCCGAGGACATCGACGCCATCGCCTACACCGCCGGCCCCGGCCTGGTGGGCGCGCTGCTGGTCGGCGCGTCGTGCGCCCAGGCCATGGCGTTCGCCTGGGGCATACCGGCCGTCGGCGTGCACCATATGGAAGGCCATCTGCTGGCGCCCATGCTGGAAGAGCAGCCGCCGCAGTTCCCGTTCGTCGCCTTGCTGGTGTCCGGCGGCCACACTCAACTGGTGCGGGTGGATGGCATCGGCCATTACCAAGTACTCGGCGAGTCGGTGGACGACGCCGCCGGCGAGGCTTTCGACAAGACCGCCAAACTGCTCGGCCTGGGCTACCCCGGTGGCCCGGAGATCGCCCGCCTGGCCGAGCGCGGCAGCGCCGGTCGCTTCGTCTTCCCGCGGCCGATGACCGACCGCCCGGGGCTCGACTTCAGCTTCAGCGGCCTGAAGACCTTCGCCCTGAATACCTGGCAGCGCTGTGTCGCCGAGGGTGACGACAGCGAACAGACCCGCTGCGACATCGCCCTGGCGTTCCAGACCGCGGTGGTCGAGACCCTGACCATCAAGTGCAAGCGCGCGCTCAAGCAGACGCACCTGAAGAACCTGGTGATCGCCGGCGGCGTCAGCGCCAACCAGGCGCTGCGCCAGCACCTGGAGAAGATGCTCGGCGAAATGAAGGGCCAGGTGTTCTATGCCCGTCCGCGCTTCTGCACCGATAACGGCGCGATGATCGCCTATGCTGGCTGCCAGCGTCTGGTGGCCGGGCAGCAGGACGGCCCGTCGATCGGCGTGCAGGCGCGTTGGCCAATGGAGTCGTTGCCTGCCGTCTAA
- a CDS encoding DUF4136 domain-containing protein, with translation MRLFAILLLCLAVATCSNPVPHAQVAHPADARLAGLRDFQLMPPENAVDALPYRSRYPLINAQVRQGLIERGYRESAAPQLRVYYWLALQDAPLEFKVDTPPPNPLGPYLAIHRLRDETGTLRLRLTDAQEQTLWEGTVSTGLSPAHASAALLQDAVGALLQQIPAAAP, from the coding sequence ATGCGCCTGTTCGCCATTCTCCTGCTCTGCCTTGCTGTCGCGACCTGCAGCAACCCCGTCCCCCACGCTCAGGTAGCGCATCCCGCCGATGCGCGCCTGGCCGGGTTGCGCGACTTCCAGCTGATGCCACCGGAAAACGCCGTCGACGCCCTGCCCTACCGCAGCCGCTATCCGCTGATCAACGCCCAGGTGCGCCAGGGCCTGATCGAACGCGGCTACCGCGAAAGTGCCGCGCCACAGCTGCGCGTCTACTACTGGCTGGCGCTGCAGGACGCGCCGCTGGAATTCAAGGTCGACACGCCGCCGCCGAACCCGCTCGGGCCTTACCTCGCCATCCACCGCCTGCGCGATGAAACCGGCACGTTGCGCCTGCGCCTGACCGATGCGCAGGAACAGACGCTCTGGGAAGGCACCGTCAGCACCGGCCTGAGCCCCGCCCACGCCAGCGCCGCCCTGCTGCAGGACGCCGTCGGCGCGCTGCTCCAGCAGATTCCCGCCGCCGCTCCTTAA